From one Catenuloplanes nepalensis genomic stretch:
- a CDS encoding TerC family protein, producing MHPLDSIASPGLWAATIIGLLALLAVDVWLTRRPHEVAMGEALRWTAFYLALPFVFCGFLWWVYGGTPAIEFLTGFVVEKSLSVDNLFVFMLLLASFAVPPALAQRVLLYGIVGALLLRAVFIALGAGALATGTWVFLLFGAVLVWTAIRVLREAGAGPEATLDVDDMRTVKLLRRWLPVTREYDGFKLVTRVDGRRALTPAALVVTAIFMTDVVFAVDSVPAVYGVTEDPYLVLATNAFALLGLRALYFVLHDALGRLRHLNYGLGVILAFIGVKLLLHWAHGIWSWVPEIPTVLSLGVIVAVLAAVTATSLLSTRRPERRSDRGGGPGVGGEPVDQRGDLVGNLVQRGEPGRGARVGPHGPADQPRDLP from the coding sequence GTGCACCCTCTGGACTCGATCGCGTCCCCCGGCCTCTGGGCCGCCACCATCATCGGGCTGCTGGCCCTGCTCGCCGTGGACGTCTGGCTCACCCGGCGCCCGCACGAGGTGGCGATGGGCGAGGCGCTCCGCTGGACCGCTTTCTACCTGGCCCTTCCGTTCGTCTTCTGTGGCTTCCTCTGGTGGGTGTACGGCGGTACGCCCGCGATCGAGTTCCTCACCGGCTTCGTGGTGGAGAAGTCGCTGTCGGTGGACAACCTCTTCGTCTTCATGCTGCTGCTGGCCTCGTTCGCGGTGCCGCCCGCGCTCGCCCAGCGGGTGCTGCTCTACGGCATCGTCGGCGCGCTGCTGCTGCGCGCCGTCTTCATCGCGCTCGGCGCCGGCGCGCTGGCCACCGGCACCTGGGTGTTCCTGCTGTTCGGCGCCGTGCTGGTGTGGACCGCGATCCGGGTGCTGCGCGAGGCCGGCGCGGGCCCGGAGGCGACGCTCGACGTCGACGACATGCGCACGGTCAAGCTGCTGCGCCGCTGGCTGCCGGTGACCAGGGAGTACGACGGGTTCAAGCTCGTCACCCGGGTCGACGGGCGGCGCGCGCTGACCCCGGCCGCGCTGGTGGTCACCGCGATCTTCATGACCGACGTCGTCTTCGCGGTCGACTCGGTGCCGGCCGTCTACGGCGTGACCGAGGACCCCTACCTGGTGCTCGCCACGAACGCGTTCGCGCTGCTCGGCCTGCGCGCGCTCTACTTCGTGCTGCACGACGCGCTGGGCCGGCTGCGGCACCTCAACTACGGCCTCGGCGTCATCCTGGCGTTCATCGGCGTGAAGCTGCTGCTGCACTGGGCGCACGGCATCTGGTCCTGGGTGCCGGAGATCCCGACCGTGCTCTCGCTCGGCGTGATCGTGGCCGTGCTCGCCGCCGTGACCGCGACCAGCCTGCTCAGCACGCGCCGGCCGGAGCGACGGTCAGACCGTGGCGGCGGGCCGGGCGTAGGCGGGGAACCGGTGGACCAGCGCGGTGACCTCGTCGGCAACCTCGTGCAGCGCGGCGAGCCCGGCCGCGGTGCCCGGGTCGGACCGCACGGCCCGGCCGATCAGCCCCGCGATCTGCCGTGA
- a CDS encoding SDR family oxidoreductase, translating to MQPDALCLVTGATGYIGGRLAPRLVAAGFRVRCLARNANRLRDVPWASRVEVAEGDVSEPATLDAALEGVDVAYYLIHSLGRRGFEEMDRVAARNFAEAARKAGVRRIVYLGGPDPTGDVHSAHLRSRAEVGRILLDSGVPTAVLRAPVIIGSGSASFEMLRYLTERLPVMITPRWVRNKIQPIAVRDVLRRLIEAASLPPEVNRGFDIAGPDVLTYAEMMQRYARVAGLPRRRLLPVRALTPWLSSHWVGLITPVPNAIARPLVESLIHEAVAHENDISDFSRWDPTPFDEAVRLALAKVRDVQVETRWTGAAGRDASAEPLPTDPAWSGGSVYTDVRDQPVGATSDALWRVIEGIGGDNGWYSFPLAWSARGWLDTLSGGVGLRRGRRDPHRLYVGEALDFWRVEEIVPGRMLRLRAEMRLPGRAWLEMYAEPGPDGTSTYRQRAVFLPHGLAGHAYWAAVLPFHAIVFGGMARNIARSSRGVPR from the coding sequence ATGCAACCCGACGCACTCTGCCTGGTCACCGGCGCGACCGGATACATCGGCGGACGCCTCGCGCCACGCCTGGTCGCGGCCGGTTTCCGGGTGCGTTGCCTGGCCCGGAACGCGAACCGGCTGCGCGACGTGCCGTGGGCGTCGCGGGTGGAGGTCGCGGAGGGCGACGTCAGCGAGCCGGCCACGCTCGACGCCGCGCTGGAGGGCGTCGACGTCGCCTACTACCTGATCCACTCGCTCGGCCGGCGCGGCTTCGAGGAGATGGACCGGGTCGCGGCCCGCAACTTCGCGGAGGCGGCCCGGAAGGCCGGCGTCAGGCGGATCGTCTACCTCGGCGGCCCCGACCCGACCGGCGACGTGCACTCCGCCCACCTGCGCTCGCGCGCCGAGGTCGGCAGGATCCTGCTGGACAGCGGCGTGCCCACGGCCGTGCTCCGCGCACCCGTCATCATCGGATCAGGCTCCGCGTCGTTCGAGATGCTGCGCTACCTGACCGAGCGGCTACCAGTGATGATCACGCCACGGTGGGTCCGGAACAAGATCCAGCCCATCGCGGTACGGGACGTGCTGCGCCGCCTGATCGAGGCCGCGAGCCTGCCGCCGGAGGTCAACCGCGGCTTCGACATCGCCGGCCCGGACGTGCTCACCTACGCGGAGATGATGCAGCGGTACGCACGCGTCGCCGGACTCCCCCGCCGCCGGCTGCTCCCGGTCCGCGCGCTCACGCCGTGGCTCTCCTCGCACTGGGTCGGCCTGATCACCCCGGTCCCGAATGCGATCGCCCGCCCGCTCGTGGAGAGCTTGATCCACGAGGCGGTAGCCCACGAGAATGACATTTCGGACTTTTCCCGATGGGATCCGACGCCGTTCGACGAGGCGGTCCGGCTCGCGCTCGCCAAGGTCCGTGACGTGCAGGTGGAGACGCGGTGGACCGGCGCGGCCGGGCGGGACGCGTCCGCGGAACCGCTGCCCACCGACCCGGCCTGGTCCGGCGGCAGCGTCTACACCGACGTGCGCGACCAGCCGGTCGGCGCCACCTCGGACGCGCTCTGGCGGGTGATCGAGGGCATCGGCGGCGACAACGGCTGGTACTCGTTCCCGCTGGCCTGGTCCGCGCGCGGCTGGCTGGACACGCTCTCCGGCGGCGTCGGCCTGCGCCGCGGCCGTCGCGACCCGCACCGCCTCTACGTCGGCGAGGCGCTGGACTTCTGGCGCGTCGAGGAGATCGTGCCCGGCCGCATGCTGCGCCTGCGCGCGGAGATGCGCCTGCCCGGCCGCGCCTGGCTGGAGATGTACGCCGAGCCCGGCCCGGACGGCACGTCCACCTACCGGCAGCGCGCCGTCTTCCTGCCGCACGGCCTCGCCGGCCATGCGTACTGGGCCGCGGTCCTCCCGTTCCACGCCATCGTCTTCGGCGGCATGGCCAGGAACATCGCCCGGTCCTCCCGCGGCGTACCCCGGTAA
- the tsaE gene encoding tRNA (adenosine(37)-N6)-threonylcarbamoyltransferase complex ATPase subunit type 1 TsaE has product MKKFSVVSGSPAQTALIATALAGRLRPGDIVLLSGDLAAGKTTFVKAVAEALGSTDPVTSPTFALAQFYAAKESRILHVDSYRLADVEEYRDLGLAEYQDDAISLIEWGEKIAGEFPCHLAISFVATDEADGRSLTFSATCDRWTGALDDLHAAISKETDGSHAGDRNIVD; this is encoded by the coding sequence ATGAAGAAGTTCAGTGTCGTCTCCGGCTCGCCGGCTCAGACAGCGCTGATCGCCACCGCGCTGGCCGGCCGGCTGAGGCCCGGCGACATCGTGCTGCTCAGCGGCGACCTGGCCGCGGGCAAGACCACGTTCGTCAAGGCGGTCGCCGAAGCACTGGGCTCCACCGACCCGGTCACCAGCCCCACGTTCGCGCTCGCGCAGTTCTACGCGGCCAAGGAGTCGCGGATCCTGCACGTGGACAGCTACCGGCTGGCGGACGTGGAGGAATACCGCGACCTCGGCCTGGCGGAGTACCAGGACGACGCGATCAGCCTGATCGAGTGGGGCGAGAAGATCGCCGGCGAGTTCCCCTGCCACCTCGCGATCTCGTTCGTCGCCACCGACGAGGCCGACGGCCGCTCCCTGACGTTCTCCGCCACCTGCGACCGGTGGACCGGCGCGCTCGACGACCTGCACGCCGCTATCTCGAAGGAAACCGATGGGTCTCACGCTGGCGATCGAAACATCGTCGATTAA
- the tsaB gene encoding tRNA (adenosine(37)-N6)-threonylcarbamoyltransferase complex dimerization subunit type 1 TsaB yields MGLTLAIETSSINYGVTLDGAETVRRRDDPSFTSIGGLVETVLTAAGRTPAEIELIAVDLGPGNLSSVRAGVAYANGLGFSLGRQVVGIHGLRVLAFTAAPKPDRPVLCLRNAGAGNVYAAVYEHGKATLMRHDTLTSICESVRASHSSLILAGAFRDQARALLTGVDVTDSGVEVPSSLATWTLTVTSPADADWAPADFVSPINEQTPPFTGEIP; encoded by the coding sequence ATGGGTCTCACGCTGGCGATCGAAACATCGTCGATTAACTACGGCGTCACGCTGGACGGTGCGGAGACCGTCCGCAGGCGCGACGACCCGTCCTTCACCAGCATCGGCGGCCTGGTCGAGACCGTGCTGACCGCGGCCGGGCGCACACCGGCGGAGATCGAGCTGATCGCGGTCGACCTCGGTCCGGGCAACCTCAGCTCGGTCCGCGCCGGCGTGGCGTACGCCAACGGCCTGGGTTTCAGCCTCGGCCGTCAGGTCGTGGGCATCCACGGGCTGCGCGTGCTGGCGTTCACGGCCGCACCGAAACCGGACCGGCCCGTGCTGTGCCTGCGCAACGCGGGCGCGGGCAACGTCTACGCCGCGGTCTACGAGCACGGCAAGGCGACGCTGATGCGGCACGACACGCTCACGTCGATCTGCGAGTCGGTGCGCGCGTCGCACTCGTCGCTGATCCTGGCCGGCGCGTTCCGCGACCAGGCCCGCGCGCTCCTGACCGGCGTCGACGTGACCGACAGCGGCGTGGAGGTCCCGTCCTCGCTCGCCACCTGGACGCTCACGGTCACCTCGCCGGCCGACGCGGACTGGGCGCCGGCCGACTTCGTGAGCCCGATCAACGAGCAGACCCCACCGTTCACCGGGGAGATTCCGTGA
- a CDS encoding L-threonylcarbamoyladenylate synthase has product MILHNVTDVTPEIVAAARDSLLAGGVALVPTDTVYGLAVAAGRAAAAARIFSLKNRPAAKNLPVMVAGVDQLPSLGVVVTPDARTLLDAFAPGPITIAFGVDPAAAPEWLAGRDEVAVRIPKEEALLAILRETGPLLVTSANAHAQETPETVPDILAMLDGEPDVVLDGGPRQSVPSTLVNCNLPAPRIERVGQIPADEIEKVLS; this is encoded by the coding sequence GTGATCCTGCACAACGTCACCGACGTGACACCCGAGATCGTCGCCGCCGCGCGGGACAGCCTGCTGGCCGGCGGCGTGGCGCTGGTGCCGACGGACACCGTCTACGGCCTCGCGGTCGCGGCCGGCCGTGCCGCGGCCGCGGCCCGGATCTTCTCGCTGAAGAACCGCCCGGCCGCGAAGAACCTGCCGGTCATGGTGGCCGGCGTGGACCAGCTGCCGTCGCTCGGCGTCGTCGTCACGCCGGACGCGCGCACGCTGCTGGACGCGTTCGCTCCCGGCCCGATCACGATCGCGTTCGGCGTCGACCCGGCGGCCGCGCCGGAGTGGCTGGCCGGGCGGGACGAGGTCGCGGTGCGCATCCCGAAGGAGGAGGCGCTGCTGGCCATCCTCCGCGAGACCGGCCCGCTGCTGGTCACCAGCGCGAACGCGCACGCCCAGGAGACGCCGGAGACCGTCCCAGACATCCTCGCGATGCTGGACGGCGAGCCCGACGTGGTGCTCGACGGCGGCCCGCGCCAGTCCGTACCGTCGACGCTGGTGAACTGCAACCTGCCGGCGCCCCGCATCGAGCGCGTGGGCCAGATCCCCGCCGACGAGATCGAGAAGGTGCTGTCATGA
- the tsaD gene encoding tRNA (adenosine(37)-N6)-threonylcarbamoyltransferase complex transferase subunit TsaD, with translation MTSNGLILGIETSCDDTAVGLVDERGQVVASAVASQVLIHNRYGGVYPEVASRAHINKIIPTVRMVLEDSGVNPRELEAIGVTRGPGLIGSLMVGLDTASGLAAGWGVPIVGVNHLRGHLRSADLEEQRVEFPAMILLVSGGHTLLARMNGPSDIKLIGNTLDDSVGEAYDKVSRMLGLGYPGGPVVDRMAGAGIPNIPFPRPVINHGLDFSFSGLKSAVMRYLEAEKNWKVEDVAASFVAACMDVLIAKCRRALAAYPSSSLVIVGGVAASPPLRAAAAQLCDEAGVRLSLPPLKWSTDNGAMIAMAAWDYLASDTHTPAQPQTSLTIESF, from the coding sequence ATGACGTCGAACGGCCTCATCCTCGGCATCGAGACGTCCTGCGACGACACGGCCGTCGGCCTCGTCGACGAGCGCGGCCAGGTCGTCGCGTCCGCGGTCGCCTCGCAGGTGCTCATCCACAACCGCTACGGCGGCGTCTACCCCGAGGTCGCCAGCCGGGCCCACATCAACAAGATCATTCCGACGGTACGGATGGTGCTCGAGGACTCCGGCGTCAACCCGCGCGAGCTGGAGGCGATCGGCGTCACCCGTGGCCCCGGCCTGATCGGCTCGCTGATGGTCGGCCTGGACACCGCGTCCGGCCTGGCCGCCGGCTGGGGCGTGCCGATCGTCGGCGTCAACCACCTCCGCGGCCACCTGCGCAGCGCCGACCTGGAGGAACAGCGCGTCGAGTTCCCCGCGATGATCCTGCTCGTCTCCGGCGGCCACACGCTGCTCGCCCGGATGAACGGCCCGTCCGACATCAAGCTGATCGGCAACACGCTCGACGACTCGGTCGGCGAGGCCTACGACAAGGTCTCCCGCATGCTCGGCCTCGGCTACCCCGGCGGCCCCGTGGTGGACCGGATGGCCGGCGCCGGCATCCCGAACATCCCGTTCCCGCGCCCGGTCATCAACCACGGCCTGGACTTCTCCTTCTCCGGCCTGAAGAGCGCGGTCATGCGCTATCTGGAGGCCGAGAAGAACTGGAAGGTCGAGGACGTCGCCGCGTCGTTCGTCGCCGCCTGCATGGACGTGCTGATCGCCAAGTGCCGCCGCGCGCTGGCCGCCTATCCGTCGTCCTCGCTGGTCATCGTGGGTGGGGTGGCGGCCTCTCCCCCGCTGCGCGCCGCCGCCGCCCAGCTCTGCGACGAGGCCGGCGTCCGCCTCAGCCTCCCGCCCCTGAAGTGGTCCACCGACAACGGCGCCATGATCGCCATGGCCGCCTGGGACTACCTGGCCAGCGACACCCACACCCCGGCCCAGCCCCAGACCTCCCTGACGATCGAATCCTTCTAG
- a CDS encoding arsenate reductase/protein-tyrosine-phosphatase family protein — protein sequence MPPFSVLHVCMGNICRSPMAEHMLNMAFARRLTGSDAVAEELIYSHSAGTGGWHAGEKMNPPAAREIKRRGGDASAFEARKLRSDHIDAADLILTATADQHEYVLALRPDAAARSFVLAEFGRLLAVVDESALPPAEATPEAVYARGVALVAAVDAARAGAESLPADDLDDPWGRGDAAFVRIADEIESTVDPLASRLLAGIAGPPAFR from the coding sequence ATGCCGCCGTTTTCCGTGCTGCACGTCTGCATGGGCAACATCTGCCGCAGCCCGATGGCCGAGCACATGCTGAACATGGCGTTCGCCCGGCGCCTGACCGGTTCTGATGCGGTCGCCGAGGAGCTCATCTACTCGCACAGCGCCGGGACCGGCGGCTGGCACGCGGGCGAGAAGATGAACCCGCCCGCGGCTCGCGAGATCAAGCGCCGGGGCGGTGACGCGTCCGCGTTCGAGGCCCGCAAGCTGCGCTCGGACCACATCGACGCGGCCGACCTCATCCTCACCGCAACGGCCGACCAGCACGAGTATGTGCTGGCGCTGCGCCCGGACGCGGCGGCCCGCTCGTTCGTGCTCGCCGAGTTCGGGCGTCTGCTGGCGGTCGTCGACGAGTCCGCGCTGCCGCCGGCGGAGGCGACGCCGGAGGCGGTCTACGCGCGCGGGGTCGCGCTGGTGGCCGCGGTCGACGCGGCGCGCGCCGGCGCCGAGTCGCTGCCGGCCGACGACCTCGACGACCCGTGGGGGCGCGGCGACGCGGCTTTCGTCCGCATCGCCGACGAGATCGAATCCACGGTCGACCCGCTGGCGAGCCGCTTGCTCGCCGGGATCGCCGGTCCTCCCGCGTTCAGGTGA
- a CDS encoding L-threonylcarbamoyladenylate synthase has product MLYDCRSAADRDRGIAAAIEAAKNGELVVMPTDTLYGIGCDAFSSHAVNSLFNAKGRGRTPPPVLVGSRHTLNGLVLILPKAARDLADAFWPGPLTIIVDHAPSLQWDLGETNGQIAVRQPLHPVALEVLREVGPMAVSSANKTGRPAPLTAAEAQDQMGYSVRTYLEAGPAIDPVPSTIVDVTGDEPRMLRAGAIPLEKLRDVVPDMLGQED; this is encoded by the coding sequence ATGCTCTATGACTGCCGGTCCGCAGCCGATCGTGATCGAGGCATCGCCGCCGCGATCGAGGCGGCGAAGAACGGCGAGCTGGTGGTCATGCCCACCGACACGCTGTACGGCATCGGGTGCGACGCGTTCTCCTCGCACGCCGTGAACTCGCTCTTCAACGCGAAGGGCCGCGGCCGGACGCCCCCGCCGGTCCTGGTCGGCTCCCGGCACACGCTGAACGGCCTGGTGCTGATCCTGCCCAAGGCGGCGCGGGACCTGGCCGACGCGTTCTGGCCCGGCCCGCTGACGATCATCGTCGACCACGCGCCCAGCCTGCAGTGGGACCTCGGCGAGACGAACGGCCAGATCGCGGTCCGGCAGCCGCTGCACCCGGTCGCGCTGGAGGTGCTGCGCGAGGTCGGCCCGATGGCGGTCTCCTCGGCGAACAAGACCGGCCGCCCGGCACCGCTGACCGCGGCCGAGGCGCAGGACCAGATGGGCTACTCGGTCCGGACATATCTGGAGGCCGGCCCGGCGATCGACCCGGTGCCGAGCACGATCGTGGACGTCACCGGCGACGAACCCCGCATGTTGCGCGCGGGCGCGATCCCGCTGGAGAAGCTCCGCGACGTGGTGCCGGACATGCTCGGCCAGGAGGACTGA
- a CDS encoding glycoside hydrolase family 10 protein, which translates to MPAQTKPTRRQLLIGLTAGLSVIVLVATIGLLRWADDRSGGAAEAREPESAATLNASTAGSCGGVATSAPRELRAMWITSVNNIDWPSKKGLPEAQVKAEYLGWLDLAQKLNHNAVFVHVRPSGDAFWPSEYAPWSDWLTGKRDGRSPGWDPMEWMIAETHARNLEFHAWFNPYRGSQPAAAKGAGDDLNQLAPNHPLRAHPEWRVVYPSENGRFYFNPGVPEARAFVEDAMLEAVRKYDVDGVHFDDFFYPYPEDDEDFPDDAAFAAHNRNIKDKGDWRRDNVNLLVKEMSEKIRALKPWVKFGISPFGIWRNQSTDPEGSDSRGLQAYDEIYADTRKWVREGWLDYIVPQLYWNIGFDRADYARLLPWWTETVAGTGVQLWIGQADYRAGEAGAWKEADQLSKQMALNRTHPEVTGSVHFSAKQVKADKLGSVTRYAKDHYSTPALPAVMPQMPSAPPPAPALTSAVRDSKTGAVTVTGRAGEGSEAASYALYRVDGDKATLVATARATGATDQQWVDPAAPAAPIATYCVTALDRSWNEGTPSTPITAS; encoded by the coding sequence GTGCCCGCGCAGACGAAGCCCACCCGCCGCCAGTTACTCATCGGACTGACCGCCGGACTTTCAGTGATCGTGCTGGTCGCCACGATCGGCCTGCTCCGCTGGGCGGACGATCGTTCGGGCGGCGCCGCGGAGGCGCGCGAACCGGAGAGCGCGGCCACGCTCAACGCGTCCACGGCCGGTTCCTGCGGCGGCGTGGCCACGTCCGCGCCCCGCGAGCTGCGCGCCATGTGGATCACCAGCGTCAACAACATCGACTGGCCGAGCAAGAAGGGCCTGCCCGAGGCGCAGGTGAAGGCGGAATACCTCGGCTGGCTCGACCTGGCGCAGAAGCTCAACCACAACGCGGTCTTCGTGCACGTGCGGCCGAGCGGCGACGCGTTCTGGCCCTCGGAGTACGCGCCGTGGTCGGACTGGCTGACCGGCAAGCGTGACGGGCGGAGTCCGGGCTGGGACCCGATGGAGTGGATGATCGCCGAGACGCACGCGCGCAACCTGGAGTTCCACGCGTGGTTCAACCCGTACCGGGGCAGTCAGCCGGCCGCGGCCAAGGGCGCCGGCGACGACCTGAACCAGCTCGCGCCGAACCATCCGCTGCGCGCGCACCCGGAGTGGCGCGTGGTCTACCCGAGCGAGAACGGGCGGTTCTACTTCAATCCCGGCGTTCCGGAGGCGCGCGCGTTCGTCGAGGACGCGATGCTGGAGGCGGTCCGGAAGTACGACGTCGACGGCGTGCACTTCGACGACTTCTTCTACCCGTACCCGGAGGACGACGAGGACTTCCCGGACGACGCCGCGTTCGCCGCGCACAACCGGAACATCAAGGACAAGGGTGACTGGCGGCGCGACAACGTGAACCTGCTGGTCAAGGAGATGTCCGAAAAAATCAGGGCGCTCAAGCCGTGGGTCAAGTTCGGGATCAGCCCGTTCGGCATCTGGCGCAACCAGAGCACCGACCCGGAGGGCTCGGACAGCCGCGGCCTGCAGGCGTACGACGAGATCTACGCGGACACCCGCAAATGGGTCCGCGAGGGCTGGCTGGACTACATCGTGCCGCAGCTCTACTGGAACATCGGCTTCGACCGGGCCGACTACGCGAGGCTGCTGCCCTGGTGGACGGAGACCGTGGCCGGGACCGGCGTGCAGCTGTGGATCGGCCAGGCCGACTACCGGGCGGGCGAGGCCGGCGCCTGGAAGGAAGCGGACCAGCTCAGCAAGCAGATGGCACTGAACCGCACGCACCCCGAGGTGACCGGCAGCGTCCACTTCAGCGCCAAACAGGTCAAGGCCGACAAACTAGGATCAGTCACGCGGTACGCGAAGGATCACTACTCCACGCCCGCGCTCCCCGCGGTCATGCCGCAGATGCCGTCCGCACCGCCGCCCGCCCCGGCCCTGACCTCCGCGGTCCGCGACTCGAAGACCGGCGCCGTGACCGTGACCGGCCGCGCCGGCGAGGGCTCCGAGGCCGCCTCCTACGCGCTCTACCGCGTGGACGGCGACAAGGCCACGCTGGTCGCCACCGCCCGGGCCACCGGCGCCACCGACCAGCAGTGGGTCGACCCCGCCGCCCCGGCCGCTCCCATCGCCACCTACTGCGTCACCGCGCTCGACCGCTCCTGGAACGAGGGCACCCCCAGCACCCCGATCACCGCGAGCTGA
- a CDS encoding type II toxin-antitoxin system VapC family toxin yields MIVVDASALTNLMVYTDERGTRASEAMNRDSEWVAPEHWRAETFSAIRGLTLGRKIEEAQGAKAVRRIAWLTIHAAPLDPLLPRMWELRNNISAYDAAYVAVAEDRMAALVTADARLATAASAYCRVELVS; encoded by the coding sequence ATGATCGTGGTAGATGCGTCGGCTCTGACCAACCTGATGGTTTACACCGACGAGCGCGGAACCAGAGCTTCTGAGGCGATGAACCGGGACTCCGAATGGGTCGCCCCCGAACACTGGCGTGCGGAGACGTTCTCCGCGATTCGCGGGCTCACGCTCGGCCGCAAGATAGAGGAGGCGCAAGGAGCCAAAGCCGTCAGGCGAATAGCCTGGCTGACGATCCACGCCGCGCCACTCGACCCCCTGCTGCCACGCATGTGGGAGCTACGAAACAACATCAGCGCCTACGACGCCGCCTACGTCGCGGTCGCGGAGGATCGGATGGCCGCACTGGTCACCGCCGATGCCCGCCTGGCGACCGCGGCCTCCGCCTACTGCCGGGTGGAACTGGTCAGCTGA
- a CDS encoding MerR family transcriptional regulator, which translates to MRVAELSRRTGVPVPTIKFYLREGVLPPGELTSPNQASYDEGHVRRLRLVRAMLEVGRLPIATIREVLREVDDKDLHGRLGRTLYPLAGVKENEPASPALAAAMTDVDALIARWGWRIDPVSPGRRRLAEVMLTFRELDVAYLMTEIDRYAQAAEMIAESDLRGIATERTADDVVTGAVIGTVVGDALQAALRRLAHEHTSPRFFGEDADAGAARNPADGESRPEPRSKRGPRPGRP; encoded by the coding sequence ATGCGTGTCGCGGAGCTGAGCCGGCGGACCGGGGTGCCGGTGCCGACGATCAAGTTCTATCTGCGGGAGGGCGTGCTGCCGCCCGGCGAGCTGACCAGCCCGAACCAGGCCAGCTACGACGAGGGGCACGTGCGCCGGCTCCGGCTCGTCCGCGCGATGCTGGAGGTCGGCCGGCTGCCGATCGCGACGATCCGCGAGGTGCTGCGCGAGGTCGACGACAAGGACCTGCACGGCCGCCTCGGCCGCACGCTCTACCCGCTGGCCGGCGTGAAGGAGAACGAACCCGCCAGCCCGGCGCTGGCCGCGGCGATGACGGACGTGGACGCGCTGATCGCGCGCTGGGGCTGGCGGATCGACCCGGTCAGCCCGGGCCGCCGCCGGCTGGCCGAGGTGATGCTGACGTTCCGCGAGTTGGACGTCGCCTACCTGATGACCGAGATCGACCGGTACGCCCAGGCCGCCGAGATGATCGCCGAGTCCGACCTGCGCGGCATCGCCACCGAGCGCACCGCCGACGACGTGGTCACCGGCGCGGTGATCGGCACGGTCGTCGGCGACGCGCTCCAGGCCGCCCTCCGCCGCCTGGCCCACGAACACACCTCCCCCCGCTTCTTCGGCGAGGACGCGGACGCGGGCGCGGCCAGGAACCCGGCCGACGGCGAGAGCCGGCCCGAGCCCAGGAGCAAGCGCGGCCCCCGCCCCGGACGCCCATGA